CAGGGCGTCCAGCCGGTGCGGCTCCCGGGCCGGTCGGCGGGCACGGCGTCCCTGCGCGGGACGGACGGCGTCGCGCGCGTCGTCGAGCAGCTCGCGGGAGCGGCCCTGCCCGCGTCGGCCTGGGAGACGCACGTCCTGCCGGCCCGCGTCCCCGACTACGCGCCCTCGATGCTCGACGAGCTCACCGCCGCCGGGGAGGTGCTCTGGGCGGGGCACGGTGCGCTCGCCGGCCACGACGGCCTGGTGTCGCTGCACCCGACGTCCGTCGCCGACCTCACCCTGCCGCCTCCGCGGGAGCGCGACGCGGACGACCCGACCTCCACGGTCCTGCACGACGGCGTGCTCGAGGCGCTCGGCGGTGGCGGGGCGTGGTTCCTGCACCAGCTCGTCGAGCGGGTGCGCGCGACGTCGCCGGAGGAGGTCCCGCCGTCGTCGGGCGACGTCGCGACCGCGCTGTGGGACCTCGTGTGGGCCGGGCTGGTGACGAACGACAGCCTCGCGCCGCTGCGGGGCTGGCTCGGCACCGGCACGACCGCGCACCGCACGCGGGCTCCGGCACCGCGCGGCAGGGCGCTCCGTCCGCGGCTGGGGCTGCGGGCCGGTCTGCGCGCGTACGCCACCGACGGCAGTGCGACGTCGGGCGTCGGTCCCGGCGGTCCGGCCGGCACGGGCGCGACGTCGGCGGCCGCCGCGGGAGGCCGGTGGTCGCTCCTGCCCCCGCGTGAGGCCGACCCGACCCTGCGCGCGCACGCGGCCGCCGCGCAGCTGCTCGACCGGCACGGCGTGCTGACGCGCGCGGTCGCCCCGTCGGAAGGGCTCGGGGCACGGTTCGCGGACGTGTACCGCGTGCTCACGGCGCTGGAGAACGGCGGCCAGGTGCGTCGCGGGTACTTCGTCGAGCGGCTCGGCGGGTCGCAGTTCGCGCTCCCGGGGGCCGTCGACCGGCTGCGGGTGGACGCGCAGGTCGTCGACCGGGCCGCGGAACGGGCGGCCGACGTCGCGGCCGACCCGCTCGGCGTGCCCGCGCGCGGCGACGGCGAGGGGCCGCTCGTCGTCGTGCTCGCGGCGACCGACCCCGCCAACCCGTACGGTGCCGCGCTCGCGTGGCCGAGCGGCGACGTCGACCGCGACACCCCGGCCGCCGGCTCCGACGGCACGCGCCCGGCCCCCGGACGACACCGCCCAGGCCGCAAGGCGGGCGCGCTCGTCGTCCTGGTCGACGGGGCGCTCGTCCTCTACCTCGAGCGCGGCGGACGCACCGCGCTGTCGTTCAGCGGCGACGCGGCGGTGCTCGAGGCTGCGGCGCACGGCCTCGCGGACGCCGTCCGGACGCGGCACACCGGGCGGCTCACGGTGACGCGCCTGGACGGTGCGGAGGTGCTCGCGGACGGCGCGCTGCACGGACCCGTCGGGCAGGCGCTCGTGACGGCCGGGTTCGCGCCGACGCCGCGCGGCCTGCGCCTGCGGGGACAGTCGTGACCGTGGTCGCGCCACCGGCCCCCGACGCCGTCGTGGCGCGGGCGTCGTCACCGGGACGGACCGGCGATGCCCGAGGGTGACGTCCTGCGGCGCACGGCCGCACGCCTCGACGCGGCTCTCGTCGGGTCGCCGCTGGTCCGGGCCGAGCTCCGTTGGCCCACGGCCGCGGGAGTGCACCTCGTCGGGCGGACGGTGCTCGGGACGACCGCCTACGGCAAGCACCTGCTCACCCGGTTCGACGACGGCCGCACGCTGCACACGCACCTCCGCATGGACGGCACGTGGCGGGTCGCGGCGACGGGCACGCCGCAGGCGCAGGCCCGCGCGCCGCAGATCCGTGCCGTGCTGGCGACGGAGCGGTGGACCGCGCTCGGGCGCCTGCTCGGGATGCTGGACGTCGTCGGGACGCGTGACGAGCACACGCTCGTCGGCCACCTCGGCCCGGACGTGCTCGACGACGACTTCGACGTCGCCGAGGCGTTGCGCCGCTGGGCCGACCGCGGCGCGACGCCCGTCGCGGAGGTCCTGCTCGACCAGACGGTCGCGGCCGGGATCGGGACGATCTTCATGGCGGAGTCGCTGTTCGCGGAGCGGGTCTGGCCGTGGACCCCGGCCGACGAGGTGGAGGACCCGGCGCGCGTCCTCGCGACCGCTCGACGTCTCATGCAGCGCTCGGTCGCCACGGGCCGCCCGGACGAGCGCGTGCACGGACGGCGGCAGCGACCGTGCGTGCGGTGCGGCACGCCGATCGCGCGCGGCACGGCACGGCGTCCGCCGATGGAACGTCCGGTCTTCTGGTGCCCGCGGTGCCAGGCACCGAGGCGGTAGCGGCGGTTTTCACCCGGGTGTGACCACACTCCGGACGCGCGCGTCACCCGCTCGGCGCAGCATCGCGCCGTACCCGTGCCGTGGCGCACGTCGGGGCCGGACATGGCACGGTCCGCGGACCTGAGGTCCACGGACCGTGAGCCCGGCAGCACCGGGACGCGGGTCAGCCGATGGGGGCGAGCTCCGCGCGACCGCGCTGCCAACCACCGTCGGCGCCGCCGCCGACGGACGCCGCGAGGTCGGCCGGGACGGTGTCGGGGATCAGGAGACCCTCGGCCACCGCGACACGGTCGCTGACCTCGCGCAGGACGAGGGACATCGGGACGTCGAGCGCCTCGCAGATGCTGTTCAGCAGCTCCGACGACGCCTCCTTCTGCCCTCGCTCGACCTCGCTGAGGTAGCCCAGCGAGACACGGGCCGCAGACGACACCTCACGCAGGGTGCGCCCCTGGCGCTGACGAGCGTCCCGCAGGACGTCGCCGATCTCTCGACGTAGCACAACCATCCGGGCTCCCCCTCTCGCGTCGCGTGCCGGCCCACCGCTCGGTGCCGGCACCCGCGAGGGGCCCGTCACCACCGCCCCCGGCTTCGTCTGCGCCGGGAGACTCCCACCGTACCGCGCACCTCCCGCGCGCGCGGGCGTGCGTCGGGCCGGGGGTCGAGTGCTCATCACGTGCTGTGCAACGATCCCGACGGTCCGGGTGTTCCCGGCGCGGGCACGCGTCCGGCGACCGCGTCGGCCGCGAGCGCGAGCACCGTGCGCACCGCCGCGGCCCGGACGGCGGGCCGGTCGCCGTCGAGGTGCACCGACCGCACCGCCACGGCGTCCGGCGTCGCGACCGCGACGTGCACGGTGCCGGGCGGGTGGCCGTCCTGCGGCGTCGGGCCCGCCACGCCGGTCGTCGCGAGCCCCACGTCCGCGCCGAGCCGCGCGCGCACGCCGGTCGCCATCGCGGCGGCGACGTCGGGGTCCACGGCGCCGCGCTCCGCGAGCAGCGTCCGGTCGACGTCGAGCAGCGTGCCCTTGAGGTCGGTCGCGTACGCGACCACGCCGCCGCGCAGCACGGCCGACGCACCGGGCACCTCGACGAGCGTCGCGCAGACGAGCCCGCCGGTGAGCGACTCGGCGACGGCCAGCGTCCAGCCGCGGGTGCCGAGAGCGTCGAGGAGCGAGGCGGCGGGCGACCGGTCGGCGGCGCCGCCCGCGCCGCCGGCGGGGGTACGCGTCGTCCCGGCGCCGTCCGCCACGGGTGGACCTACACGCCCGCGGCGGGCGGGACGGCCGCGGCGCGCCGGATCCGCACCGCGGTGCGCACGTAGTCGAGGCCCGTCACGACCGTGACGAGGACGGCGGCGCCCATCACGACGGCCGCGACCACCTCGACGGCCGCGGGGAGCTGGTCGAGCGGCAGGAGGTAGAGGCCGATCGCGACCGACTGCAGGACCGTCTTGAGCTTGCCGCCCCGCGAGGCCGGCAGGACGACGTAGCGCAGCAGGAAGAACCGCATGGCCGTGATCCCGAGCTCGCGGACCAGGATGACGACGGTCACCCACCACGGCAGGTCGCCCAGCCACGACAGCAGGACGAGCGCGGTGCCGACCAGCAGCTTGTCGGCGATCGGGTCCAGCAGCTTGCCGAGGTCGGTGATCTGACCCGAGCGCCGGGCGAGCCACCCGTCGAGCCGGTCGGTCAGCGCCGCGACGACGAAGATCGCGGTCGCGAGCAGGCGCCCGGTGACGGTGTGGCCGCCGTCGGCGAGGAGCGCCCACGCGAAGAACGGGACGAGCACGATGCGGGCCACCGTGAGCACGTTCGCCAGGTTCCAGGCGGAGGGGACGGCGTCGACCACCCGCACAGCCTAGTTCGGCGCGAGCCCCCTCCCGCGCACGGCCGTTCGGGTGACGCGAGTCAACCGGCCGTGGCGCCGCCACTACTGTCCGCGTGTGACCCGACACGCGCGCGCCCGGCGACGGCCGTCGCGCACCGCGGCCGGCCTGGTCGCGGCGGTCGTCGTGCTGGTCGGCGTGGGTGCCGCGACGGCGCTGGCGTCGAGCCGGGCCGACGAGGGCGTGGTCGCGGGCGCGCGCCTCGACCTCCCGCCCGCGGTCACCGCGACGCCCGCGGCGCCGACGCCGACGCCGACGCCCACGGCGGACCCGGACGTCGAGCTCACGCTCGTCGCCGCGGGCGACGTCCTCCCCCACCTGCCGGTGCTGTCCTCGGCGCGCACGGCGGACGGGTACGACGTCGCCCCGCTGCTCGCCGGGCTCGACCGGTGGGTGCAGCCCGCGGACCTCGCGCTGTGCCACCTCGAGGTGCCCGTCGCACCGGCCGGCACCGCACCCAGCGGGTACCCGATGTTCGGCGCGCCCGCGGCGGTCGTGCAGGGGCTGCGCGCGCAGGGCTGGGACGGCTGCTCGACCGCGTCGAACCACTCCGTCGACCGCGGCTTCGCCGGCGTGACCGCGACGCTCGACGCGCTCGACGCGGCCGGGCTCGGGCACGTCGGCACGGCACGCACCGCCGCCGAGCAGGCCCAGCCGCAGCTCTACCGGCTCGACCGCGCGGGTCGGACCGTCACCGTGGCGCACCTGGCGGCGACCTACGGCACGAACGGCATGCCCGTCGACGCGGACAAGCCGTGGTCGGTGGACCGGATCGACGTGCCCGCGCTCGTCGCGGCCGCGACCGCCGCGCGCGCCGCCGGTGCCGACGTCGTCGTGGCAAGCGTGCACTGCTGCGTCGAGTACCGCACCGCACCGACCGCGGAGCAGGTCGCGATCGACCAGGCGCTCGCCGACTCCGGTGTCGTCGACCTCGTCATCGGCCACCACGCGCACGTGCCGCAGCCCGTGGAGCGCCTCGCGGGCGGTCCGCGCGGTGCCGGCATGTGGGTCGCGTACGGCCTCGGCAACTACCTGTCGAACCAGGACGAGGCGTGCTGCTCCCCCGACACGAGCTCCGGCCTGCTGCTGACCGCGCACCTGCGTGCGACCGGCGCGTTCCCCGCGCGGGGCGTGGCGGCGGGCCCCGTCGAGGTCACAGGCGTCGAGTGGACCCCGGTCACCGTCGACCGCAAGGGTGGCCACCGGGTGCACGCCCTCGTCGACGTCCCGCAGGGCACGGACACCCTGTCGGCCGCGCAGGTCGCCGACCGCACCGCGCGCGTGGTCGCGGCCGCCGGCCCACAGGCGCCGCAGCGCACGACCCCCGGCACGTCGACCGGGCCCGCCCCCGTCGTGGTGCCGCGCGCCGCGGGCTGACCGCGCCGGGCCGGGCGGCAGGCCTGGCCGCGGCCGGGAGAGGCGGCGCGGTCAGGTCCGGGTCGCCTCGGCCGGCTGCGCGCCCCCGAACAGCCAGCCCTGCCCGTAGCGCCACCCGTTGCGGTGCAGGTAGCGCGCCTGCTCCTCGTGCTCGATCCCCTCGGCGATCGTCACCATCGCGAGCTCGCGCGCGAGCGCGCCGAGCGCCCGCGCCACCTTCCCGGCGGTCGGGTCGTCGGGGATGCCGGACGTGAACGACATGTCGAGCTTCACGCCCGCGACCGGCAGGTCCCGCAGGTAGGACAGCGGCGAGACACCCGTGCCGAAGTCGTCGAGCAGGATCGGCACGCCCGCGGCGGACAGCTGCGTCAGCTCGTGCCGGATGCGGGTGCTCGACGCCACGAGCGACGACTCCGTGAGCTCGACGACGATGCGCCCGGGGGTGACCCGCCGACGCGAGATCTCGCCGAGGAGCGTCGTCGCGAACTCGCCGTCCCCGAGCTGGTCCGCGGACACGTTGACCGACACCCAGCGGGTCTTGTCCCGCGTGCGGGCGACGAAGTCGACGACCGACGTGGCGACGTACTGCCCGAGCGGGACCGACAGCCCTGCCTCCTGCACGAGCGACAGGAACGCACCCGGCAGCAGGAGGCCGCGGTGCGGGTGCTGCCAGCGCACGAGCGCCTCGTACCCGACGACGCGCATGTCCGCGAGGTCGACGATCGGCTGGTAGTGCACGACGAGCTCGCGCCCCGCGATCGCGTCCGCGAGCTCGCGGTGGATGCCGGTGCTCGACGTGGCGCTCATCGACGCGTCGTACACCTCCGTCCGTCCGCGGCCGGCGGCCTTCGCCCGGTACAGCGCGGCGTCGGCCGCGGCGAGCAGCGCGGGCGCGCCGCCCTCGACGGTCTCGGGGTCGGCGAGCGCGATGCCGATGCTCGCGGCGACCTGGACGCGGCGGCGGGCGATGCGGGCCGGCTCGACGAGACCGGCGTGGATCGCGGCGGCGATCTCGAAGACCGCGCGCGGGCCGTCGGCGTCCTGCACGACGACCACGAACTCGTCGCCGCCGAGCCGCGCGACGGTCCCGCGCCGTGCGGTCGCCGCCCGGAGCACGCCGGCGACGTGCACGAGCAGCTCGTCGCCGGCCGCGTGCCCGTACCGGTCGTTCACCTGCTTGAAGCTGTCGAGGTCGCACGCGATGACCGCGACGCGGTCGACGACCCCGGGCTGCTCCAGCACGGACTGGAGCACCTCCTGCATGAGGGTGCGGTTCGCGAGGCCGGTGAGCGGGTCGTGCATCGCGCGGTGCGTGAGCATCTCCGCCTGCAGCCGGGACTCGGTCGAGTCGCGGACCTGGACGACGAAGTGGTCGGGCAGGCCGCTCGCCGACCGCACGAGCGCCGCGTCGAGCACGACCCAGACGGCGTGCCCGTCGGCGCGCACGTACTTCTGCTCGAGCGAGAAGCGCGGCGCACCGCCCGCGAGGAGCTTGTCGACCTCGACGCGCTCGGCCGCGCGCCCCTCGGGCTCGCCGAGCTCGGACATCGGGTAGCCGCGCAGCGCGTCGACGCGCGTGCCGAGCAGCTCGGCGAGCGCCGAGTTCGCCTCGACGACGCACCAGTCGAGGTCGACGAGCGCCATGCCGATGGGCGCGTTCTCCATCGCGACCCGGAACTGCGTCTCGCTGCGCGACAGCGCCGCCTCGACCTCGCGCCGCCCGGTGACGTCGACGAGCGTCGTCAGGACGGCGGGGTTCTCGCCGTCACCCGCCGGGACGAGCTGGCTGGCGACCTGGACCATGCGGACGTGCATGCCCGAGCTGTCGGGCAGTGCGACGCCGACGAGCTCGGGTCCGTCGGCCGTCGCGCCCGGTCCGCCCGTCGCACGGTGGCCCAGGACGGCCGCCGGGTTCATCGACAGGCCCTGCTCGTTCACCAGCACCAGAGGCAGGTCGGTCACGGGCCTGCCGAGCGCGGCCGCGGGGTCGACGCCGAGGATCGCCGCAGCCCGCTCCGAGATGTCGAGGACGTGCCCGGCGAGCGACTGGACGAGCACGCCCTCCTTCGTGACGGACTGCAGCGCGTCGTACCGCTGCCGCAGCTCGCGGGAGAGCTCGAGGAGCTGGTTGGCGATGCGGACCTGCCGGCGCTGGCGCGCGAGCAGGACGAGGACGGCGATCAGCGCGACGATCGCGACGACGGCGATGACCGTGGAGATCAGGCTCCGCGGGTCGGTCACCGACAGGTTCATCGGCCGCCGCCGGACCAGGGTCCCGCGTCGTCCTCCTCGGCGTCGTCGAAGTAGTCGGTCGCGACCGGCGGGTCGCCCGGCAGCGCGCCGTCGTCGTGCGCACCGGGTTCGCCGCGCAGCATCGCGAGCGTGCCCGGCAGGTCGTCGGGCTGGACGAGCACCTCGCGCGCCTTCGAGCCCTCGGACGGGCCGACGATCTCGCGGGACTCGAGCAGGTCCATGAGCCGCCCGGCCTTGGCGAAGCCGACGCGCAGCTTGCGCTGCAGCATCGACGTCGAGCCGAACTGCGACGTGACGACGAGCTCGGCGGCCTGGAGCAGCAGGTCGAGGTCGTCGCCGATGTCCTCGTCGACCTGCTTCTTGGCGGGGGCCGCGGCGACGTCCTCGCGGTAGACGGGCTTGAGCTGCTTCTTGACGTGCTCGACGACCGCGTGGATCTCGGACTCCGAGACCCAGGCGCCCTGCGTGCGCATGGGCTTGGCGGCGCCCATCGGCAGGAAGAGCGCGTCACCCTGGCCGATGAGCTTCTCGGCGCCGGGCTGGTCGAGCACGACGCGCGAGTCGGTGAGGGAGCTCGTGGCGAACGCGAGGCGCGACGGCACGTTGGCCTTGATGAGGCCCGTGACGACGTCGACGGACGGGCGCTGCGTCGCGAGGACCAGGTGGATGCCGGCGGCGCGCGCGAGCTGCGTGATGCGCTGGATCGACGCCTCGACGTCGCGCGGGGCGACCATCATGAGGTCGGCGAGCTCGTCGACGATCACCAGCAGGTACGGGTACGGCGCGATCTTGCGCTCCGAGCCCGGCAGCGGCTTGACCTTGCCGGCCCGCACGGCGACGTTGAAGTCGTCGACGTGCTTGAACCCGAACATCGCGAGGTCGTCGTACCGCGCCTCCATCTCCCGCACGACCCACTCGAGCGCCTCGGCGGCCTTCTTGGGGTTCGTGATGATGGGCGTGATGAGGTGCGGGATGCCCTCGTAGATCGTGAGCTCGACGCGCTTGGGGTCGACGAGGACCATGCGGACCTCGTCGGGCGTCGCCCGCATGAGGATCGACACGATCATCGAGTTGACGAAGCTCGACTTGCCCGCGCCGGTCGCGCCGGCGACGAGCAGGTGCGGCATCTTGGCGAGGTTGGCGGTGACGTACCCGCCCTCGACGTCCTTGCCGACGCCGATGACCATCGGGTGCTCGGACCGCTTGGCGGCGCTGGACCGCAGCACGTCGCCGAGCGACACCGTCTCGCGGTCCGTGTTGGGGATCTCGATGCCGATCGCGGACTTGCCGGGGATGGGCGACAGGATGCGGACGTCCGCGCTCGCGACCGCGTACGCGATGTTCTTGCTCAGCGCGGTGACGCGCTCGACCTTGACGGCCGGGCCGAGCTCGACCTCGTAGCGCGTGACCGTCGGGCCGCGCGTGAAGCCGGTGACCTTCGCGTCGATCTCGAACTGGTCGAGCACGGTGGTGAGCGACTCGACGACCCGGTCGTTCGCGGCGGAGCGGACCTTGTGCGGTGCGCCCTTGGCGAGGGCGTCCTCGTTCGGGAGCGTGTACAGGACGTCGCCCTCGAGCATCGGCTGCTCGCCGCGGGGCACGCCGCGCGGCTCGGGCGCGCGGAGCTCCGCCGGCGGGCGCGGTGCGGGGACGACGGCCGTGGGCTCGGTGACGGGCGCGGGCTCGGCGTCGGCCGCGAGCGCCTCGACGACGGCGGCCCGCTCGAACGCCTCGTCGCCCACGTACGCGTCGAGGCGGTCGGGGTCCGCGTCGTCGACCTGGCCGGCCCGCTTGCGGCGGCCGAGCAGGCGGGTCTTCTTCTTCGGCGGCTCGATCTCGGGCAGCGCGGTGTGGCCCGCGTTGATGACGAGCGGCGCGTCGTCGTCCTCCTCGGCCTCGGCGTCCCGGTGCCCGCCCGTGAGCCGGTGGTAGAGGTCGCGCAGCCGCGGCACGATCTGGTGGACGGGCGTCGCGGTGACGACGAGCACCCCGAAGAACGCGAGGAGCAGCAGCAGCGCGACGGCGACGCCCGACGTCAGCAGGCTCGCGAGCGGCGTCCCGACGAGGAACCCCACGACGCCGCCCGCGCTGCGCAGCGCGGCGAAGTCGTCGGTCGTGGGCAGCCCGGCGCCGATGTGCACGAGGCCGCAGACGGCGAGCGTGATCGCGGTGAGCCCGATGCTGATGCGCGAGTTGGCCTGGACCCGGTCCGGGTGCCGCATGAGCCGCACGGACAGCCCGAGCAGCACCACGGGCACGACGACGCCGACCGTCCCGAACGTGCCCGCGACGACCGCGTGCACGACGTCGCCCGCGGTGCCGGACAGGCTCCACCACTCGCGGGCCGCGATGACGATCGCGAGCCCCAGCAGCGTGAACGCGAGGCCGTCGCGGCGGTGCGCCGGGTCGAGGTCGCGCGCACCGTGGCCGACCTTGCGCGCGGCGCCGCCGACGAGGTGCGCGGAGCCCATCCACACGCCGCGCAGCATGCGCAGCGGCAGCGCCGGTCGCTGAGGTGCGGGAGCAGGCCCGCGACCGGTGGGTCGCGACGAGCCTCCGCGCGGTGTCGCGGGGCGGCCCTGGCGCGAGGCGCCGCCGGACGCGCCGGAGCGCGCTCGGGACGAGGAGGTGCGGGTCGCCATGGTCCTCACGGTAGTGCGCCGCGCCGACGGGCTCCGGGTGGACCGGCCGCGTGTCGCACGGACGGCGGTCCGTGACCCGCCCGGCGGGCGACCGCGTGGCGGGCCGACGCGCGATGCCGGAGCGTGTCGGGGCGGTGTCCTGGTCAGGCCGTGAGCAGGCCGACGCCGAGCGTGACGACCCCCGCGGCGAGGACCGCGGCACCGGCCGGGAGGAGGACGACGAGCCGGCTCGGCGCCGTCCGGCCGGCTCCCGCGGCCGACAGGAAGAACCCCGCGGGCAGCAGGATCGCGGCGACGAGGACGCCGGTCTGGGCGAGCCAGCGCCAGAACCCGTCGAGCGACGTCGCCTCCCCCAGCAGCAGGCAGACGAGCCCGAGGGTGACGAGCACGCCGGCGTGCGCGTGCCCGGCACGGAAGAACGAACGCTGGAAGTCGGTCGCCGGGACGGTGCCGCCTCCGACGCGCAGGAGGAACCAGCCGCCCGACTCGATGCCGACGACCGTGAGCGCGACGATCCCGGCCGTGATGCGTGCGGCGTCGCTGAGCTCGAGCACGGGTGCCTCCTGGGTCGATGTTTGCGAACAGTGTTATGTAACAGCGTTCGCAAACCGGCGTCAAGACCGTAGACTCCCCGCATGGCCCGGCCCCGGCTGCACGACGACGCGCTGCGCGCACGCCTCCTCGAGGAGACGTCGCGCGTGATCTCCCGCGGCGGTCCCGACGCCGTGACGGTCCGCGACGTCGCGCGCGCCGCGGGCACCTCCGCGTCGGCGGTGTACTCGCTGTTCGGGGGCCGCGAGCCGCTGCTGCGCGCGGTGGGCGACGAGGCCGCCGCCCGGTTCGGCGCGTCGCTCGCGGCCGCCCCGCGCACGGGCGACCCCGCGGCCGACCTGCTCGCCCTCGGGCTCGCCTACCGCCGGTGGGCGCTCGACGAGCCGCACTTCTACCGCGTCATGTTCGGCACCCGCAGCACCGACGACCCGGCCGCCGCACCGGCAGCCCGGGCGACGACGTTCCTGGTGCTGCGGGACGCCGCGCACGCCGTCCTCGTCGCCGCGGACGCTCCCGGCGCGCAGGCGCGCGCGGACCGCGCCGCAGAAGGCCTGTGGGCGCTCGTCCACGGGCTCGTCGACCTCGAGCTCGGCGGCCTGCTGCCGGGCGCCGAGGACGTCGCGGCCGAGCGCTACGCGGCCGTGCTGCGAGCCGCCGGGCCCGGGATCCTGCGCGGCGCCTGACCCACGCCACGATGTCGGACGGCCGTGGGACGGTAGGCCCGTGGGAGTCCAGTCCGTCAGCCGTGACCAGGTGCTGCGCCGCCGCGTGCGCGTCCAGCAGCTCGACCGGCCCGTCGACCCGACGCGTGCCGTGACCGACGCCGCGGTGCTCGACCTCGGCGTGCAGGACACCGGTCCCGACGGCGCCCTGTGGGCGCTCGCGGTCCGCGGCGTCCCCGTCCGGTCGCGCGCCTGGCCGCAGGACGACCTCGCGCTCGTGTGGTCGCTGCGCGGCGCGCCGCACGCCTACCGTCGCGAGCGGTTGCGCGACGTCCAGGCCGCGCTGCGCCCCTACTCCGACGCCGACGCGGCGTCGCGCATCTACGACGCCGCGAAGCCGCTGCGCGCCGCCGGGATCCGCCCCGTCGACGGCCTCGCCCACGCCGCACGGACCATGCGCGCGGTCGTCACGGAGCCCATGGTCAAGGGCGCCCTGTCGACCCGCATGACCCAGGAGCTGCCCGAGCCGTACGTGCGCTGGTGCCGCGCGTGCCGGGCGACGCACATGTGGGAGATGACGTTCCGGCTCGCAGCCCTGCACGGCGGCCTCGAGCTCGAGCCGGGCACGTCGCCGCCCGTCGTGCGCCGGATCCCCGGGTGGCCGTCGTCACGCGTGGGCAGCGTCGAGCGCGCCCGGACGTCCCGCGTCGACCCGCTCGACCCCGTGCGGCTCGTGCTGCACCTCATGGGGCCCG
The sequence above is a segment of the Cellulomonas fimi genome. Coding sequences within it:
- a CDS encoding DNA glycosylase AlkZ-like family protein; the encoded protein is MGVQSVSRDQVLRRRVRVQQLDRPVDPTRAVTDAAVLDLGVQDTGPDGALWALAVRGVPVRSRAWPQDDLALVWSLRGAPHAYRRERLRDVQAALRPYSDADAASRIYDAAKPLRAAGIRPVDGLAHAARTMRAVVTEPMVKGALSTRMTQELPEPYVRWCRACRATHMWEMTFRLAALHGGLELEPGTSPPVVRRIPGWPSSRVGSVERARTSRVDPLDPVRLVLHLMGPADPKQVAVFLDAPLADVRERWPADVVDVEVDGAPRSVLASDAEALARAGRDDEPPVVRLLGPYDLFLQSRDRETLVPDPARRRALWPVLGRPGAVVVDGDVVGTWRPRARGRRLGLELDPWVPWTRDVQRAVDAEHERLAEFRGLERT